In one window of Lewinella sp. 4G2 DNA:
- a CDS encoding T9SS type A sorting domain-containing protein produces the protein MKVQITTLLCVLATLLTFSGYAQGTVDTLCGANTDQVQVCIGDVCSDAGVEVCVPTFIGQFDALAGIQFRLAFDSTRLAYTRFTAANARLEAGSTVLSPGPGLVSASWNDPDLTGLTFPPNEAAFEFCFNVLDTAATPITFFEPDVTLRAFDILGVVVEAGSSPGSINQNCNPVAPTCNDGIMNGEETGIDCGGPCVSCTTSTDETGMQDDRFTVSPNPLTQNSILRVDLNYATRGELEIIDSQGRVITKSTIEVQPGVLDIPLSFAQFPRFGTYVIQLTTERERFVRKVLR, from the coding sequence ATGAAAGTTCAAATCACGACATTGCTTTGTGTACTCGCTACGCTGTTGACCTTCTCTGGATACGCTCAGGGAACGGTTGATACGCTATGTGGTGCCAATACGGATCAGGTTCAGGTGTGTATTGGTGACGTGTGTTCCGACGCTGGCGTAGAGGTCTGCGTACCAACCTTTATCGGGCAGTTCGACGCTCTCGCTGGCATCCAATTTCGATTGGCTTTCGACTCAACACGGCTTGCCTATACCCGCTTCACCGCCGCTAATGCTCGGCTTGAGGCGGGTAGTACCGTACTAAGCCCTGGCCCCGGACTAGTAAGTGCATCCTGGAACGATCCCGACCTTACCGGGCTAACGTTTCCACCCAATGAAGCTGCTTTTGAGTTCTGCTTTAACGTGCTGGATACGGCAGCTACACCCATTACCTTTTTTGAACCGGACGTTACCCTACGGGCTTTCGACATTTTAGGAGTCGTAGTGGAAGCTGGGAGTTCACCGGGCAGTATTAATCAGAATTGCAACCCTGTTGCGCCTACCTGCAATGATGGCATCATGAACGGTGAGGAAACAGGAATTGACTGTGGGGGGCCGTGCGTTTCCTGTACCACAAGCACTGATGAAACAGGTATGCAGGATGATCGCTTTACCGTCAGCCCTAATCCCCTTACACAAAATTCCATTTTACGTGTAGACCTCAATTACGCTACCCGGGGGGAATTGGAGATTATTGATAGTCAGGGCCGAGTCATTACTAAGTCGACTATAGAAGTTCAACCTGGCGTACTGGATATCCCCCTTAGCTTTGCCCAATTCCCAAGGTTCGGAACTTACGTTATCCAACTGACAACCGAAAGAGAAAGATTCGTCCGCAAAGTGCTGCGGTAG